AAGCAGATGGCCGCCCACCTGTTCAGCAAGGCCGATGTGCATACGGTCGCTTCCCTGCTCGACATTGCCCGCATTGCCAGCAACGCCAGCGCCACACGTAAACAGGCCGTGCTGGCCGAACGCCGCCGGGTAATGCACGACTTGCACGACACCATCGGCGCGCGCCTGCTCAGCCTTTCCCATGACATCACCAGCCCACAGCACCGCAAGGCCACGCAGGATACCTTGCAGCTGCTGCGTGACATGATCCACCTGACCCTGCAAAAAACGCCCTACCGGCTGGAGGAACACTTGGCCGACTGGCGGGCGGATACCGTGGAGCAGACCGAAGCGGTGGATGCACAGTTGCGCTGGCAAACGGAACCGCAAGTAGAATCCCTGGCTCTGCCCCCCAGCCAGCTAATTGAGTTGATGCTGTTTGTGCGTGAAACCGTGGATGCGTTTTTGCAACAACCCGACATCCAGTCCCTGGATATTGCGTTTCGACTGGAAAGCGACGCATTACTGGCCGACATTTCCATTAACAACCAGCCGTTGACGGCAAAAAATCTGACGCTTGCCCTAACTGGCCAAGCATGAGTTCACGGCTGTAGCGATCAACAATCATCCCCTCCCCCGAACACTTCTACCTCTTCCTTCTGCGGTTCCCGGCTATCGATAAAGCGGCTTAACTCCTTTTCTGTCAGCGCCCTTGCCTGTACTGTCACCAATTTGCCGTCGGGGTTATAAAACAGGAACGTGGGCGTGCCGACAAAGCCTTTCCCAGCAGCATCAAACAGGTACTGGTTCATTTCCTCCTTGTCGCTGAGGAGATTGGGAAACCGCAGCTCCTGATCATCAATAAAGCGTTGAGCGTTGGCTTTGCCGCTGACGCCATCCATCGAGATGCCGAAAATACCCACGTCCGGGTGTTTGGCCTTGAAGTTGACG
The sequence above is drawn from the Thiothrix nivea DSM 5205 genome and encodes:
- a CDS encoding TlpA family protein disulfide reductase, translating into MKRIQTAWFGMMFMGLATLAAPASALTDMDGKPVNIKSLTGKGKWSVAEVWASDCRMCQLSIQHIVNFKAKHPDVGIFGISMDGVSGKANAQRFIDDQELRFPNLLSDKEEMNQYLFDAAGKGFVGTPTFLFYNPDGKLVTVQARALTEKELSRFIDSREPQKEEVEVFGGGDDC